AAATTAGCCAAATAGCGAGAATCCACTCTATAATACTGGAAACATGAACAATCCAAGTGGGAATTGATAGTGCGTGCATAATTACTATGAGTTTATCTGACTTTTTTTCCTAATAAAATCTTTTTGGGATGGGGTTCTCCCAGATAATAAAATTCGTTAATTAGTTGTTGTTCTTGTTCTCGTTTTTCTCGTTCTTTTTGCCAGAGGAGTTGTTTTCTTTCTTCTCGGGAAGGCGGTTTCCTTCCTTCGGCTAAAAAATTAATTTGGCTAATATTTTCCATCATTAAAAGGGGTATTGGTCAACAACTTTCCCATCAACAATAGCATATCCCCACTCGGGATGTTTAGCGATTTGTTCTTCAACCCAATGTTTTGTCATAGGAGAGTTATATAGGTTTTGTAAATCTTCTAAATTGGGAATTTCAGGAGGGCTTTTTTCTTCTGTTCCTAAGGTTTGTTCAGGCGGTGCATCTTCTTCAAGTAAGGGGGTATCAGCTTCTAGTTGCGATAATTTTGCCATCACACTTTCTTTGCTGACTTCTGAAGTTTCACTGAAAGACGGGGGAAGATAGGGATTGGTTACGCCCATTTTTTTGGCTTTGAGGGCTTCATCAGCAACGCGATCGCATTTTCTTAAAAAGCCTTCCCATAAGTCTCTTGCCTTGACTGGATCTCGCAATTCCGATCGCGCTTTCGCCACGGCGGACTCTAAGGGTTCTCCTTTATTAGTATAATATTGGATACGTTCTCTTTCAAAAGCTGGATAAGGAACTCCTGGTTCAATTTCCCATTCTTGTTGCACTTTTTGGCTTTCTCCTAAGGGAATATCGGCGATAAATTCTTCCCAAAAAGGGGACTTAATTCCTTTAGAAATACCATCAATAATTTTAAAAACCCAAGCCCCGGGGTTAGGATGTCCTTGTTGTTTCGCATACTCTAAAAGGGCATCTTGAAAGCGATCTAATTGTTTTTGTGAGTTCCAAGGACCACTAAATTGATAATGAGGCGTTACTTTTACTGCAATAGATTGACGACGTGGGGGAAAGTAGGGATCGTTTTTTGGGGGTGAATAAGATTGAGTAGGGGTTGTTGGTTCGCGAGATGAATCATTAGCAAGGATTACTTCTAATTGTTCTAAATTAAGTTCATAAGACCAAATTTGGTTTTCAGGAGAAATGAGGGTTAATTTTAACAGCGATCGCGCTTCTAATTCTTCCTTAGCCAACCTTTGTTCTGTATCACTTAATCCAGTTGCTTCAGCTATTTCCTCCCAAGAAAACTGTTGTTTACTCTGCTCAGTTAACCATTGCCATAAAGTTAAATATAAAATCGTAGCACTCACTCCCCCTAGTTTTTTAGCTAGCTGGGGATAATAAATACTACCTTGACCAAAATTTTCCCAAAACTGTTTTAACTCCATTTAAACTGTCTCTGGATCAATTCCTAGCTCTCGTAATTTTGCCGTTAGTTTTTCATTGGTTTGCTGTATTTGTTGAGCTTCTTGTTGGGCTTCCTGAGCTTCTTGTTGGGCTTGTTGTGCCTCTTGCTGTGCTTGCTGTGCTTCTTGTTGTGCTTGTTCCCTCAACTCTCTTTCTGTAGGAAGCAACTCTCCCTCTAAAGTTTCCCAACGCAGCCAAACCGTTTCTACTCCTTTATAACTTCCTTGCCATTGTACTAAGGCTAATCCTAATTGTTCTGAAATATAGCGTTGTTTCTCATCTTTTTCTAAAGGCTGATATTCACTTTTTTCTAAAGCAAACCCAGCCCAATCTTCAGGATTAAAGGGATCATACCAGAAGTATTCTGGCACTCGCATTTGATTTTGATAAACTTGTTTTTTGCGCGTTTTATCTTCTTGCTTGGTGCTTTCTGATAATAATT
This window of the Euhalothece natronophila Z-M001 genome carries:
- a CDS encoding Uma2 family endonuclease; its protein translation is MTSVISTPEIPLPPTQDELPCDDGIPMETQRHKLQMDLLLDTLQFWLDQREDGYIGGNMFIYFSTEQARNQDFRGPDFFAVLGVPKTERKSWVVWEEGKAPNVVIELLSESTKQEDKTRKKQVYQNQMRVPEYFWYDPFNPEDWAGFALEKSEYQPLEKDEKQRYISEQLGLALVQWQGSYKGVETVWLRWETLEGELLPTERELREQAQQEAQQAQQEAQQAQQEAQEAQQEAQQIQQTNEKLTAKLRELGIDPETV